The DNA region TCCGTCTTCTCTGCGCCGTCTGCTACGCTCACACCGACCGCAACGTACTTGCGCGTATAAATGAGGGGCAAGATTCGAAGGGAGGACGCGCGGGCTTGGAAATCAGGCGGCGATTGGGTCACCATGGTTCTCGGATGAACGGCTCAATGAGGGAGGGATTCCGATGAGGTGCTGGAAGGGATTTGCCGTTTTCGCGATGGCTGCCGTTGCCATGGTTAGTTTTGTGTCCGGCGCATCGGCTGGGTCGCGTTCAAATGCGGGGTTGCGAACGATGAACGATACGGATTCCGTCGCATCGGCGTTGGAAATTGCAGGACGCCAGAACGAACAGACGCATCAACTGACGACGTTCAATCTGGAGCGGCGTTCCAAAACGATTGCGATTCCCAGGGGAAAGACGGTCACCATCGGAGAGGTCAAGGGCAAAGGCTACATTGCCAACCTGTGGATGACCTTCCCGGGGTGGTTCTGGCAGCACTGGAACAAAGACGCGGCCATCAGTCCCACCATCCTGAAGACCTTGATTCTGCGTATCTATTGGGACGGGGCTTCAAAGCCCGCCGTCGAAGCGCCGGCCGGGGATTTCTTTGGCGTCGGCCTGTGCGAAGTTGGCAACTTCGCATCGAACTATGTGGGCACATCGAGCGGAGGATTCTTCTGCAAATTCCCGATGCCGTTTCGCAAGGGGTTCCGGATCGAAGTGGAGAACGTTGACGAAACGATCGACACGGATGTCTTCATGAATGTTCTGTACCAGCTCACGGATGAGATTCCGGGCGATGCCGGGTATTTTCATGCCCAATTTCACACGGGACGTAACGATGGCCCAATTCCCATCGACGTGGGACAATTCGAGGGCAAGGGCCAGTACGTGGGTATCACCCTCTCCATGCAGGGGCAGGACCGCAATTATCTGAGCTTCTTGGAAGCCCCCGAGTATGTGTATATCGACGAGGACTGGGAAAAGCCGAGAATCACAGGGACGGGTCTGGAAGACTATTTCATGGGCGGGTGGTACTTTCGCGAGGGTGTGTTTGCGGGACCGTTGCACGGTTTGCCCGTAAAGGACACGTTGAACGCGAGCGTGGCGATGTACCGTTTTCACGATCAGGACGCAATCCGATTCACGAAGCGATTCAAGATGCAGTTTGTGAATCCGTGGGACCCGGATCGGTTGCGGCCTTTTGCATATTCCTCGGTGGCCTATGCATACGTGGATTCGCCCGAGGGACAAGGCCCGGCGCTGCCGGGTCGCGACGGTTTGCTTTGTTGGTACCGTCTACGTGACCGCGACCACCAGAGCATTCCATAGTCCGCAATTTGCACCGGCGCGATTGAGCGCCGACGCAAATTGCTCACGTGCAAGACTTTGAGGTTATGCCATGAGGATTTCTCGCGAACACACTCTGTCTTCGGAGAGCCGCTTTGATTTTCGTCGCAAGTCTCGCAAACACACTGGTTGCGAGAGAGGTTCAAGTGTGTTCGTGAGAAATCCGGACTAGGAATCGAACGCGCCGATAAGACCACTGGCATGCTACAATGCACGGCGGCCGATTTGACGCATCTCGAACAACCTGGCAGGACTGCGGAACCAGCACCTATGCGCGCGCACATCGCCATCATTTGCTTGTCCATACCCCTTGTATGGGGCGTTTGGGGCTGCGGACGCGACGTCGCACCCCCCAAGACCGTGGTGTATGCCGCCAAGGAAGAGACTGCCGAGCCGGATGCCGTGCGCGAGTTGAACAAGGAGCTGGCGCGCATGGCCGCGGAGACGCCGCACGAAACGCCGCCGCCCCTGGGTCCGCCCGTACGTGAAGAACAGCCCGCACCCGAAGAGCCTCCCAAGGAACCTGAACCTCCGAAAACCATTGAAGAATTGGGAGCGGAGGTTACGGCGCTTCGCACGGAGATACGCCGTTTGCAGGATTCCGTCAATGAAACGCTCGATTTACTGGTGGCCGATCTCCACGACGAAAATCAGCGGTTGCGCGCAGAAGTGGAGCGTCTATCCTCGGCTGCACCCGAGAAAGCACGGATTGAGCGCGGCGCCATTCCGATGCCGGGAGGCGACGTAGTCGCCGAGGTGGAGAAGCAGGCCGCGGCGACTCCGGATGCACCTCTTGAGCCAGCACCCGAAGGTCCGCCCAAGGTGGAAGTGCTGAAGGAATGGGGCCGGACCGCCGAGGAAGCGAAAGAGCTCGGTCCAAATGTCTCATCCCTGAAAGGGATGATCCTGGCGGCGCCGGCACAACTGACGGATGAACAACTGGCCGAACTAGGACGCAACCTCTACAACGAATACGCCGCGTACGAGGCGGTGGTCATCGATGTGTTTGACGATGTGGAAGCGGCGCGGGATTACGCGGAGCGCAACATCAAGTCCGGCGAACATCACGTGTTGCGCATCGCCAAGCATCGTAGTACCAACGACGACCCAATTCTGTTGACGCGCGGTGGCAAGAACCTTCCGGTATCTCAGTAACGCCAAGGAACCCCATGTCCTTTTCAACCGGTTTCAAAACATGGAAGTCTATTCGACTCTTTCAGGTCTGCGCAGTCTCCGCACTGTTGTGGATCGCGATGATCGTCTCAGGTTGCGGACTATGGAAACCTTCGGTTCCTCCCCTCACCGCCGATCAGCTTATCGCCATGACCCCCGAAACCTGCACGACGGCGCTGGTGTTTCCTTCCTTCGACGGCGCGTATCAGGCCCTGCTGCTATTGCTCGACCGCGCGGCCCCCGAAAACGTAGACGTAGAAGTCGAGGCGCAGGTTGTCGCGCGACCCTTGGCCACGATGGCAGGAGAGCCGGATGCCACGGACATCATCGACATCGCGATGGCGAAGGGAATCGACCCCGCGCAGCCGCTCGCGCTCTATCTGGGTTCGGGCACCTCATCCGCTTCTCTTGACGCGTCTACCCAGGAGACCTTGCCTTCAGGGGTCGTGAATCCCGCCGCGCTGATCAAGCAGATAATAGAGCAGCGGCCCTTCGTCGCAGTTCTGCCTCGGTACAGCCAGAAATACATCGAGCAGGCCGTGGAGGACTGGTCGAAGGGCAAAGGAGTTCGCGAAGAAGCACTTGCGGGAATCGAACCGGGACTTCGCATTCGCGAAGACGGGCGATTGTGCTGGTTTTTCACACCGGAAGGCATCGTCATTGGCAACTCAGCGGATCTCGCGAAGGAAGTGGCCGCGCGAAGGCAGCAACCCGCGGATATCCCTCACGACGCCGAAGCAACTGCCACGGCCGACCTCATTCAGATTGTGCGCGGCACGAAGACTCCCTCTGACGATCAGCGCGAAACGGGTCCACTTGCGGTTACCGCAGACTTGCTCGGCGCTTTGCTGGATGCAGGCGAAGACGGCGTGCCTACCGTGGTCACATGGCGCGTGGGCGAGTCCGCGCTAGAAGCCACGGCGCGACGGCCCGCCGACACCAACAACGCGCCGGCGCTGCCGCGTCTCGCGCCGCTACTGCCATCGGATGCGAACGGATTCGTGGCACTGCCGTTGTCCGATGAAGGCGTGTCCATGGTTCAAGGCATGGTGGGCGGTTTGGGCATGTCGGATTCGCTGCCGGGCGACGCGCAAAGTCTGCTCGAGTCGATGTCGGGAGAGCTGGCCGTGGCGACCACTGAAGGCGCCTCTGGAAGGCCGAACGTCGTTGTGCTCACCCATCTGAAAACTGGCAAGGCCCAAGAGCTACTGGAGAGCGCGGCGACTGCGCTGACCGTTGAAATGTACAACGGCGTCCGGATTGTCTCGGTGCCGGTTCCCGGCGACTCCGGATACGAGGTGCAATATGCGCTCTTGAATGACACCCTCGCCGCCGCTACTCAGATGGGCGACGTGAAAACCGCCATTGACCGGCTTCAAAGCGGGAAGCCATCGGGCCTCTTCACAAAGCTCGACCCGCCGCTCGATCCCGCTGCGCCCCCAAGCACGGCGATTGTCGCGAAGACTTCCTTCTTTTCGGACGTATTCGTCCCGTTGCTATCACAACGCGGCGCATTTCCATCCGAACGCGTGAAACTGGTCGAGTCGATGTTTGCAAAGGTCCAGGAGCTGCGCATTACGTCCAACGTGGAAGATAAAGCGAAAGTCACACGCCTTTCGGTGCGCGTGCAGTAGTTGTCCCGTAGGAAAGAAAGAATCGAGGAAGGCATGGTATTCAATATCGATCTGACAAAGTACAAACTCGTGGACTTGTCGTGGGAAGTGACGCCAAACGCGATGCCGCAGGACCGTCCATTCGACATTCGAGAAGGACGGCTCGGCGACGGTACGCTGAAGTACGAAATCACGAACACGCATACGCACGTGGGCACCCACATCGAGTCGCCGGTTCATTTCTACTTCAAAGGCAAGACGTGCACCGACTATCCGCTTGATCACTTCATGGGTAAGGCGGCTTTGCTAACCACCGATATTCCGGAGTGTGCGCCGAGCGTATCTCTTGCGCACGTGAAGGAACAACTGGAACCTCGGCGCGGCCAATTCGAGATTCTGTACGTTCGCAACGATACCCCACGCCGCCCATTGTATTTCGACATCGATTGCGTGCCGTATTTCGCTGAACTGGGATTGAAGCTGTTTGCTTTCGACAGCACCATCAATTTCGGACGCGAACCTGAAGACGGCCGCACGTTCCATGATCTGCTGCTGAGTCGCGACACGTTGCTCATTGAGTTTCCGGCGAATGGACGGGCAATCGATAAAGACTTGTTCTATCTCTTTGCGATGCCGTTGCGCATCAAGGATCTCGATTCCAGCGCGTGCCGGTTGTTTGCAGTCGTGGAGCGTTAGCAGAGAACCGCGAGTTGCGTTACAGCGCCTTTTCGTAACCGCGCACTGCGGCGCGGGCCATGGATTCGCGCGTGAATTGTGCTGCACGGAGCGGACCCTTCCGTCGTAACGATTCCCGCAGATTCGAATCCGTGAGAACCCGAATGAGGCCGTCTTCAATGGCGTCAACCGAGAGCGCATCGACGCACAGGGCTCCATCTCCCGCGACTTCGCGGATGGCGGACGCACTCGACGCGAGTACGGGCGTACCGCATGCCATGGCTTCGAGCACAGGCAACCCAAAACCCTCGTAGATTGAAACGTACGCAAAAGCAGCGGCGGCAGCCATGAGCGTGGGTAGATCGCGCGCATCCACGTACCCCGTGAAACGCAACCGGTCGCCAAGGTTCAGCGCGGCAATTGGCTTCATTGCATCGTCAGCAAGCCAGCCCTGTTTGCCCGCGATGACCAGCGCGTGTGGGAGGCCCCGATCTTTCAATCGCGCAAACGCCTCGGCCAAACGCGCCAGATTCTTGCGGGGTTGTACGGCGCCAACATACAGCACGAATTCATCCGGCAAACCATACTTCGCGCGAACGGCCGCGAGTGAATCCGTTGAGGCCTGCGCGAAATACCGCGGATCCACGCCCGGCGCAACCACATCGATCTTCTCAATCGGCGTACCGTATGCGTCCGCAATCTCGCGTCGTATCGCTTCCGTAAGCGCGAACACGCGCGCCGCGCGCCGCAAGGTACCGGGCGTCAACGCATTGAGACGACCGCGCATCGCGGG from Candidatus Hydrogenedentota bacterium includes:
- a CDS encoding glycosyltransferase family 4 protein, producing the protein MRVAIDAHAIGTGAGGNETYMRELLFALDAHAPNLDVFALMHHGARIEGATRLKTYALANVPSALRVPLQLPVAVLRTRSDLLHVQYNAPPVCPRPYVVSIHDVGWVHHPELFPPAMRGRLNALTPGTLRRAARVFALTEAIRREIADAYGTPIEKIDVVAPGVDPRYFAQASTDSLAAVRAKYGLPDEFVLYVGAVQPRKNLARLAEAFARLKDRGLPHALVIAGKQGWLADDAMKPIAALNLGDRLRFTGYVDARDLPTLMAAAAAFAYVSIYEGFGLPVLEAMACGTPVLASSASAIREVAGDGALCVDALSVDAIEDGLIRVLTDSNLRESLRRKGPLRAAQFTRESMARAAVRGYEKAL
- a CDS encoding cyclase family protein, with the translated sequence MVFNIDLTKYKLVDLSWEVTPNAMPQDRPFDIREGRLGDGTLKYEITNTHTHVGTHIESPVHFYFKGKTCTDYPLDHFMGKAALLTTDIPECAPSVSLAHVKEQLEPRRGQFEILYVRNDTPRRPLYFDIDCVPYFAELGLKLFAFDSTINFGREPEDGRTFHDLLLSRDTLLIEFPANGRAIDKDLFYLFAMPLRIKDLDSSACRLFAVVER
- a CDS encoding DUF2961 domain-containing protein, with translation MRCWKGFAVFAMAAVAMVSFVSGASAGSRSNAGLRTMNDTDSVASALEIAGRQNEQTHQLTTFNLERRSKTIAIPRGKTVTIGEVKGKGYIANLWMTFPGWFWQHWNKDAAISPTILKTLILRIYWDGASKPAVEAPAGDFFGVGLCEVGNFASNYVGTSSGGFFCKFPMPFRKGFRIEVENVDETIDTDVFMNVLYQLTDEIPGDAGYFHAQFHTGRNDGPIPIDVGQFEGKGQYVGITLSMQGQDRNYLSFLEAPEYVYIDEDWEKPRITGTGLEDYFMGGWYFREGVFAGPLHGLPVKDTLNASVAMYRFHDQDAIRFTKRFKMQFVNPWDPDRLRPFAYSSVAYAYVDSPEGQGPALPGRDGLLCWYRLRDRDHQSIP